The following are from one region of the Cytobacillus firmus genome:
- a CDS encoding YkvA family protein produces the protein MKFLKRIKFVFKFWKFLPFLKEYFLSREVSAGKKLFPVAAGLLYIILPLDLVPDFLSIFGFTDDIVITSFVLQQMVKMAPESLKEKYKVLEE, from the coding sequence ATGAAGTTTCTCAAACGCATCAAATTTGTATTTAAATTTTGGAAGTTCCTGCCCTTTCTGAAAGAATATTTTCTATCACGGGAGGTATCGGCCGGTAAAAAGCTCTTCCCTGTAGCGGCCGGCCTTCTTTATATCATTCTGCCGCTCGATCTTGTTCCTGACTTTCTGTCGATCTTCGGCTTTACGGATGATATTGTGATTACATCGTTTGTCCTTCAGCAAATGGTGAAGATGGCTCCGGAGTCTTTGAAGGAAAAATATAAAGTTCTGGAGGAATGA
- a CDS encoding sporulation protein, with amino-acid sequence MILRKYMSMLGIGSAKIDLQLPKLQYTPGENVSGIFLIEGGTIEQQIKRIECDLVMTSPENEKEEVIGTATILSTKVIESEETNKMDFNFQLPEDILCSAPDRIFQFKTRLIFNEGVKSADLDKITIIR; translated from the coding sequence TTGATTTTACGAAAATACATGTCAATGCTTGGAATAGGCTCTGCAAAAATTGATCTGCAGCTGCCAAAGCTTCAATATACGCCAGGGGAAAATGTGAGCGGAATCTTCCTGATTGAAGGAGGAACGATTGAACAGCAAATTAAGCGGATTGAGTGTGATCTGGTCATGACATCGCCTGAGAATGAGAAGGAGGAAGTGATCGGGACAGCGACCATTCTGTCCACCAAAGTCATTGAATCAGAAGAAACCAACAAAATGGACTTTAACTTCCAGCTGCCTGAAGACATTCTCTGCTCTGCACCTGACCGGATTTTTCAATTCAAAACAAGGCTAATTTTTAACGAAGGCGTCAAAAGCGCTGATCTGGATAAAATTACGATTATTCGATAA
- a CDS encoding FbpB family small basic protein, translating into MKKKIRYSLDELIKRNKEELLRDKLKLEKIEERLDERHLKAHQA; encoded by the coding sequence ATGAAAAAGAAAATCAGATACTCACTGGATGAACTAATTAAACGCAATAAAGAAGAGCTGCTGCGGGATAAATTAAAGCTGGAGAAGATTGAAGAAAGACTTGACGAACGCCATCTGAAGGCTCATCAGGCATAA
- a CDS encoding HD-GYP domain-containing protein: MQMIDITQYNPETMQLARPIYDRMKRVLLAEGRAIHPAILERIEDMGITTLIVKDAESEGISMDEMIDMPTWMDTITVVQKAFDLAAKKQMLNVAELQKSVAQMIGEVTKRKTIVLVPSSSVPPELKSYAHSVNVALLAIQTAKKLKYTQSQLRDLGIGSLLHDIGKAVSEEDEEHPQKGFELIKNQREISLLSAHIAYQHHELMNGKGYPRGLAGDDILELPQVCAVASLYENLISIDKMLPHEALELIMTKYETEYKGKVIEAFVNSIPSYYPGTKVILHNEQKAIVTKIKQHFHRPVIRLLEDQREIDLAVSPSIVIKEILVG; the protein is encoded by the coding sequence ATGCAAATGATCGATATTACACAATACAATCCGGAGACAATGCAACTGGCCAGGCCTATATATGACAGGATGAAGAGAGTTTTGCTGGCAGAAGGGCGTGCCATTCACCCGGCCATTCTGGAAAGAATAGAGGATATGGGAATCACTACGCTGATTGTAAAGGATGCTGAATCAGAAGGCATTTCAATGGATGAAATGATTGATATGCCTACCTGGATGGATACAATTACTGTCGTGCAGAAGGCATTTGATCTGGCAGCTAAAAAGCAAATGTTAAATGTGGCAGAGCTCCAAAAATCAGTGGCTCAAATGATTGGCGAAGTCACAAAACGAAAGACCATCGTCCTGGTCCCATCCTCATCTGTTCCCCCTGAATTAAAAAGCTATGCCCATTCCGTCAATGTGGCTCTGCTTGCCATCCAGACGGCTAAAAAATTGAAATATACACAGTCGCAGCTTCGGGACCTTGGCATCGGCTCCCTATTGCATGATATTGGAAAAGCAGTATCTGAAGAGGACGAGGAGCATCCGCAAAAGGGTTTCGAACTCATTAAAAACCAGCGGGAAATCAGCTTGCTGTCGGCCCATATTGCATATCAGCACCACGAGCTTATGAATGGAAAAGGCTATCCGAGAGGCCTGGCAGGAGATGACATCCTTGAGCTTCCGCAGGTTTGTGCTGTGGCCAGTTTATACGAAAATTTGATTTCAATCGACAAGATGCTTCCGCATGAAGCGCTGGAATTGATTATGACCAAATATGAAACGGAGTATAAAGGAAAGGTTATTGAAGCCTTTGTCAATAGCATTCCTTCCTACTATCCGGGAACGAAAGTGATTCTTCATAACGAGCAGAAGGCCATTGTGACAAAAATCAAACAGCATTTCCACAGACCGGTCATCCGTCTGCTGGAGGATCAGCGGGAAATCGATCTGGCCGTGAGCCCGTCGATTGTGATTAAAGAAATCCTGGTCGGGTAA
- a CDS encoding chromate transporter, whose protein sequence is MKQLDIFMAFFRVGILGYGGGPSSIPLVHKEVVDKYKWMDTDEFGDVLALGNALPGPIATKMAGYIGYRVGGFLGMVTALAATMVPTIVLMIILLTALNTFKDQPWVAGMTKAVVPVVAVMLAKLTWDFVKKSSKSSLGWGWTLLFVGVSLVLLEFVNIHPAIIIFVLLTAALLKNDKADKNEAKKERNLA, encoded by the coding sequence ATGAAGCAGCTTGACATCTTTATGGCTTTTTTTAGAGTAGGCATCCTCGGTTATGGCGGAGGCCCGTCGTCGATTCCGCTTGTCCATAAAGAGGTTGTTGATAAATATAAATGGATGGATACGGATGAATTCGGCGATGTGCTGGCTCTCGGGAACGCACTCCCAGGCCCGATTGCCACAAAAATGGCCGGCTATATCGGCTATCGTGTTGGCGGATTTCTTGGCATGGTCACTGCACTTGCAGCAACAATGGTACCAACAATTGTCCTTATGATTATTCTTCTTACCGCATTAAATACATTCAAAGACCAGCCATGGGTAGCAGGCATGACAAAGGCAGTCGTTCCAGTTGTGGCTGTGATGCTGGCAAAACTTACTTGGGATTTTGTTAAAAAGTCCTCGAAATCATCTCTGGGATGGGGCTGGACACTCCTTTTTGTAGGCGTAAGCTTAGTTCTTCTTGAATTCGTTAATATTCATCCTGCGATTATCATTTTTGTTTTGCTGACAGCGGCTCTCCTGAAAAATGATAAAGCGGATAAAAATGAAGCAAAAAAGGAGAGGAATCTCGCATGA
- a CDS encoding chromate transporter, translating into MIYVQIFLAFFIPGILGYGGGPASIPLVENEVVDNYEWLTTNEFSEMLAMANALPGPIATKMAGYIGYEQGGILGAIVGVFATVAPSLVLMITLLGLLMKYKESPRVKRMTTYIRPVIAVLLGIMTYDFLFSAYEGAGIWQTLFIGLLSFFLMERLKVHPAYVIAGALVYGGLVLG; encoded by the coding sequence ATGATTTACGTTCAGATCTTCTTGGCATTCTTCATTCCGGGGATTCTCGGATACGGCGGGGGACCGGCATCCATTCCGCTGGTTGAGAATGAAGTGGTCGACAATTATGAATGGCTCACCACAAATGAATTCAGTGAAATGCTGGCAATGGCTAATGCACTGCCCGGTCCGATTGCCACAAAAATGGCCGGTTATATCGGATATGAACAGGGAGGAATCCTCGGGGCCATCGTGGGGGTATTCGCCACTGTAGCTCCATCCCTGGTCCTGATGATTACCCTGCTCGGACTTCTGATGAAATATAAGGAATCGCCGCGCGTCAAACGAATGACTACTTATATCCGGCCGGTTATCGCTGTTCTGCTTGGTATCATGACGTACGATTTCTTATTTTCAGCATATGAAGGTGCCGGCATCTGGCAGACACTTTTCATCGGACTGCTTAGCTTCTTCCTCATGGAAAGGCTTAAAGTCCATCCGGCTTATGTGATCGCCGGAGCGCTTGTATACGGAGGACTTGTTTTAGGATAG